In the Symphalangus syndactylus isolate Jambi chromosome 17, NHGRI_mSymSyn1-v2.1_pri, whole genome shotgun sequence genome, ggagaatcgcttgaacccgggaggcggaggttgcagtgagccgagatcgcgccactgcagtccagcctgagcaacagagtgagacttagcctcaaaaaaaaaaaaaagaaaaaaagccgggcgcggtggctcacacctgtaatcctagcactttgggaggccgaggcagacggattgcctgagctcaggagtttgagaccagcctgggcaacgtggtgaaacccatctctactaaaatacaaaagaaattagccgggcgtggcggtgtgcgcctgtagtcccagctacctgggaggctgagacagaattgcttgaattccggaggcggaggttgcagagagcagagatcgtgccaccgcactcctgcactccagcctgggtgacagagtgagactctgtctctacaaaaaaaaaaaaaaaaaaaaaaaaaaaaaagagcaaatcgTTGTATTCCTCTCAAagaaggcaatcagatatgcatttatctcagtgagcagagggatgactttgaatgggAGGCAGCTTTACTCTAatcagttcccagcttgacttttccctttagcttagtgattctggggccccaagatttattttgctttcacaaCCTCCTAAGACAATATTGATTTTAAACTCCTAGCACCCTTTGCCTTTCCTGCCAAGTGCATTGGAATTGTTGGGGAGAGGAGTTGGAGGGTACATGTTTTTGTCACCTCTGCTATCTTCATGGTATCCTGAGGTCAATCACCTAGGTGTCCCTGCAGATACTGCCAGACCTCAGAGAAGgaagccccctttttttttgagacagaatctcgctctgtcgcccaggctggggtgtagtgggtgtgatctcggctcactgcaacgtccgcctccttggttcaagcaattctcctgcctcagcctcccaagtagctgggattacaggcacccgccaccacacccggctaatttttgtatttttggtagagatggggttttgccatgttggccaggctggtcttgaactcctgagctcaagtgatccacctgccttggcctcccaaagtgctgggattacaggcgtgagccactgtgctcagccggAAGCCCTACTTCTTAACCTACAAGCCTACTTCCTCTCTGTCTTCTccccagttttgtttgttttggactAATCTCATTATACATCCCAGTACAAATGTATCCTCCCTCCTGCAATAGGCTCACTCCCCAGGCCCAAGAGTTATGATCTTAAACAGACTATTTATTAGAAAAGTAGAACTATAAAGGGAGACGGTTGTGCCCCTTGCTGTCCTCACAACTCTCTGGCAACCTGGAGAggtagtataaaatagtatatacaCTTTTCttacacatgccacacacatttctctgaagaatccaaaaagaaaagcaaaacaaagcctTGATGGCAGTAGGCATTAGAAATGGAGGTGGGGTAGGAAGAGAAAATAGTGCTTGACTCCAGAATTACTTCTCTCACTTCTAGCCCCTTGCTGTAACAGCTCACACTTCCTGGCACAGGTTCAAAGGCCAAGAGGGGTATGTAACATAGTGTCCAAGGAGGGAGGGTCCTTGGGTGAAATGTGCTATATGTGTACTTGGGTATGGCTTAGGAAGGCCAGAGTTGTGATCCAAGAAGTTGAGAGGTGGGAAAGATTTTTCTGAAGGAGTGAGGCTAATGGGTGGGGAAAGGGGTGGAGGTGGCtcctttccatgctcatggggaGACATAGACATGGACACGATGCCAGGCATTGCTGAGAACACCTCGCAGGTTCCAGATTGGGGCCACAGTGTCTGGCTGCACATTGTAACCATCATCCACAGCCTTACAAACAATGTTCAGTTCCTTTTGTCCAGCTGGCACAGGGGCTTTCAACTGCCACAGACGCCATGCCCAGGCCTTCCTGGGGCGCTGTTCCTCTCCATCCAGCTTAGCCACCTGCCAGGTTAGGCCCCCATCCAGAGACACATCCACCCGGATCACAGCCCTGCCACCACCACTCCATGCATAGCCCTTGATGGTCACCTCCCCTGATTCTACAGTCTCTCCATCCCGGGGCTCTGTGATGGCCGACTGGACAGGAAGTTCCTGAATGGATGGAGCAGAGTCAAAATCTACAGTGTCCCAGTCCACAGATGGAGAGAAGCCTTTGTAATCCCGCCGTTGCCAGTGGCTGTAACTTTCCTCTGGCTGCACACTCACTCTGCCCAGCCATTTGACATGGCGGGCACCCACCACTCCAGGAACCACCACACGCACAGGGAAGCCGTGGTCACGTGGCAGAGGCTGCCCATTCATCTCATATGCCAGCAGGACCTCAGCTTCAGGGTCCATGGCCCGAGCCAGAGGGATGGATGCTCCATAGGCAGCCCCAGTAGGGTCTGAGTCCAGTCCCTCAAAGCAGACGTGGGCCTCAGTTTCACAGAGTTGGTAGCcagcctgggctaacacatcACAGAGCCGTGCCCCAGCCCAGCGTGCAGTGCTGATGGCTCCTGTTCTCCACTCCAGACCTTTTACTTCTTTAACCTGAGTCATCTCAGAGCGCCGGTTGCCGGCACACTGCAGAGTGACTGTGATCTCGTACCTGGGAAAGTTGCGCAAGTCATCCAGGGAAAGAGACAGTGACTGACCCCCAGGTGCTCCTACTACGTGTAAGCGATAGGTGTCTGGATCCAGGTTAGGTACAGGCAGATGGTTCCGGGTGAAGAAGATAGGGTTGGGTGTGATGTAGTTTTCTGTCAGCAGCTCAGGGGGGGGCTCTGCATTAAAAGGCCGCTGGCTGTTGACCTTCAGGGCTGGGTGACGTACAGGATCATCAGCATAAGGGTCAGAGGTCTCCACGGTGGGGGCTACCTTGTCTTCAGGGTTCAGCTCCCCAATCTTGTACTGAGCCAGTAACTCACGCACATGGGACTGGTTGTGAACACCATAGAGGGCCCAGAAGGGCTCTAGGGGACCCCCAGCTGCTAGCATCAGCTTTGAAGGCCCCCCTGGATGTAGGTCCACAAATTCTGTGACATCAAAGACCTCAGAGCCCAGCGTCACCCAGATCCCAGTCTCAGGGCTGGTGTGGGAACTCACTTCCTCCttagtgtatatgtgtgttgacTCCTGAGCAGCCTGTTGGCAGGGAAGGAGTAAGATAAAAGGGAAGAGACTATTAACAAGAAAtcacttggccgggcgtggtgactcacgactgtaatcccagcactttgggaggccgaggtgggcggatcacctaaggtcgggagttcgagaccagcttgaccaacatggagaaaccctgtctctactaaaaatacaaaattagctgggcatggtggcacatgcctgtaattccagctactcgggaggctgaggcaggagaatcacttgaacccgggaggtggaggttgtggtgagctgagatcatgccgttgcactccagcctgggcaacaagaacgaaactccgtctcaaaaaaaaaaaagaagaaatcactcTAGCTCACCCTGACCCAACCCACAGTGTTGGCCACTGGGAAGTGAAGGTAGCAGATGAGCAGATTTCATCTCCACTGTGCATGAAGACTGTGTCACTGTGAACTCTATGGTAACTGCGAGAACACGGGTCACAGCCTGCATTGCCTGTAGAGTTTACTAGGACTGATTCCTTTattctgacaatttttttttttttttttttgagatggagtctcactctgtcacccaggctggagtgcagtggcccgatcttgatcttggctcactgcagacttagcctcctgggtttaagcaattctcgtgtctcagcctctcaagtagctgagattacaggcgtgcaccaccacacctggctaatttttgtatttttactagagatggggttttgccatgttgcccaggctggtctcaaactcctgacctcatgtgacccacccaccttggcctcctatagtgctgggataacaggcgtgagccactgcgcccagtctgtTCTGACAATGAAGCACCTTCCCTACTTACCCTACACCGATGGTCCTGATAGGCCAACACTGCCCCGAGACCTAATAGGGTCCCCATGACTCTCCATCCCTGGGTGCTGGAGTTATCACCAGAGAAGGTGAGGCTGGGGCGCTGGGGCTGAAATGAATCATTTGTGGAGCAGGCCTGAATGCAGATCCTTGAGGGGATTGACTTGAGTCTGGAAGAGAGAGAGGTCTTAGTAGCACGTATGGCCATGTGAAAGGGCCAGTGAAGGCTTGGGGTCTACTTCTTTCTCCCTGGTTGGCCATTGGTTCCTTAAGTTGGAACTTAGTTTCTCCAGGGATAAGTGGGAAAAGTGGGATCTGGCTTTCTCTGTCCTCCCTGGACACGCTCTCTCAACGATCTTATTTGCAAAGTATGACATTGTAAAAGACACTAAGGGTGGCAGATAGGGGCTAGGAGGCAAGTCCTGGGATGGGCTGGCCTACCTGCAGGCCTGTTGGAGCCTGAGGACCACAGCTCTGTGCAGCAGCAGCATTGTAGCAGACCTATAGAAGGAAGATTCTGGGATCAAGATAGGGAGACCCTGGGAGGGGATATTAGGGAGGCCTAAGGGAATGGGTGAGAGGAAGACACAGAGAAGGTCAGCAAGGAGCTTTGTGGGCAAATGAGGAGTCTTGAGAGTGGGAGTCCAAATGGGCCCTTAGAGAAAACTTGGAGCACTTCAGAGACAGACTGTGCTGACAGGATGGCAGGTAATGCGGGTGGGGAATGGGGTAGGAGGGATGGGTGCTTCTAGAATCAGATCACCTTTCTCCCATCTTCCATCCTGAACTTTGTCCACCATAGAGAACAATGCCTGGGGTGAAGGGCCTAAAGGACCGAAACCAAATGTCTACTGGCCAGATTATTATTTCTGAAGTCAGCTGAGGACAACTGTGGGTCAGACTGACTTAAACAGggataaaaaagtgaaaaaaaaatgtagtgacAGCCTAATTGGGTGAAGGAGCCCAGATTCTGGGGGCAAAATGCCTTGGGTTTGTGAAACTGGATCTTGCTATTCATTAACCAGCCCGATTTCCTGAGCAACATTCCAAGCCATTCTGAACTTGcttcctcatctctgaaatgaCATTTGCCTAGCAGAGCTAACATGAAGAGTCAACAAGTACAGTACCCCCTTATCAACAGTGGAACCCCCTTATCTACTGGGGATATGTTCTACGACCCCCAGTAGATGTTTGAAACCACAGACTGTACCAAACCCTATATTACTGTTTTTTCccccatacatacatacatacttctTATAGTTTAATTACTAAATGACCcagagtaagagattaacaacaatggccggtgcggtggctcacgtctgtaatcccagcactttgggaggctgaggtgggcaaatcacctgaggtcaggaatttgagaccagcctggccaaaatggggaaactcagtctctacaaaaaatacaaaaataagccgggtatggtgacatgtgcctgtaaccccagctactcaggaggctgaggcaggagaatcgcttgaacctgggaggtggaggttgcagtgagctgagatcacgccactgctctccagcctgggcaacagagacagactccatctcaaaaaaaaaacaaaaaaaaacacaacagattaacaacaataacaaaatagaaaaattagcccggcgcagtggctcacgcttgtaatcccagcactttgggaggctgagactggcagatcatgatgtcaggagatcgaaaccatcctggctaacacggcgaaaccttgtctcttctaaaaataaaaaaaaaaaaaattagccgggcggggcaGCGGACGCCTatgtccctgctactcgggaggctgagacaggagaatggcgtgaacccaggaggcagaggttgcagtgagccaagatcgcgccactgcactccagcctgggtgacagagcgagactccgtctcaaatgtctcaaaaaaaaaaaaagaaaaagaaaaatttataacattatactgtaataaaagggctgggtgtggtggctcacccttataatcctggcactttgggagacctacgCAGGAGGactgctagaggccaggagttggagactccgtccctacaaaaaataaaaagttagttgggcatggtggagtgcacctgtggtcccatctactctggaggctgagatgagaagatctaagcccaggagtttgaggttacagtgagttgactgtgccactgcacttcagcttgggcaacagagagagagaccctgtcttgaaacaaaaacaaaaaaaagttatgtgaatgtggtctctcaaaatatactttttttttggccagtcatggtggctcatgcctatgatcccaacattttgggaggccaaggaaggaggatcacttgactccaggagttcaagaccagcttgggcaacatactgagactgtgtctctagaaaaaaaaaaaaaaaattagctgggcatggtggtgcctgtctgtagtctcagctactggggtggtggggagaggagtgctgagatgagaggacggctggagcccaggaggtcgagactgcaatgaatcatgatggtgccactgtactccagcctgggcaacagggcaagaccttgtctcaaaaaaaaaaaaaaaaaaaaagcctgggcaatggagtgagtgtcaatcatggctcactgcagcttcaacctgggctcaagccatcctcctgccttagcctccccagtagctgggactacaagcgtgtgtcaccaagcctggctaatttttctgtagacaTGGGAGTCTATGTTgtcagggctggtcttgaactcctggcctcttgcTGCCTCagaccccaaagtgctgggattacaggcttcccttcccctccccctgcccctgacagggtctcgctctgttgcccaggctggagtgcagtggcgtgatctcagctcactacagcatcaaacttctgggctcaagccatcttcctgcctcaacctcctgagtagctgggaccacaggcgtgtgccaccatgcatggcatttttttttttttttttttttttttgtagagataaggtcttactatgttgcccaggttggtctcaaactcctgagttcaagtgatccttcaaaCTTGGCCTCACAAAGGCCTAGgattattacaggcatgagccaccactcccagcctcaaaatatcttattgtactgtgttCACCTATTTTCCAAGCAGTTGACCATGGCTAACTGAAACTCAGGAAAAGGAAAGCTTGGATAAGGGGAGACTGCTGTAATAACATTGTCTTTGAAGGCCTTTCAGTCCCCAACTCTCCCCCCATTCACCCTAAAAAAAATTGAACCCAGCTGGGAACTGGACCCCAACCCAGGGTCCCAGACCACCTCAATCTTGTCTATGCCACTGTAGTGAGCTCAGCAAATTGAGGAGTTAATGGCCAGAGTGTCGGGGGCAGGCTGGAGAAGGAAGGTAATTTTTCTGCTCTCTGCCCTGCAAGTTTCTTCCTCCCATTGCTGAACAGGGAGCACTGACCCAGCAGGGCCAAAGTGAGGAGGGGTGAGAAATGTCTAAACTGCTGATGAGATGCTGGAGACCAATGTGTCAGGGTGGGTGGGTCGTGGGTAGGGAGGGAAAGAAACCTAGAGATGGGAATAGGAGCAGTCTTCACCTTGCCCCTAGGCCATGGGACCCTTACTCTCTCTGCTGCCTACCTCAATGCCAGCAGCCTGTTTGTACTAGACCAGAGCAGTGCAGGTAGGGCTGACTCGCAGGTGAACTCAGTGAGCCCAGAATCCCAGGTTTGGGAGGGACAGCCTTTTGCTGTAATACAGAAATGCCACCCGTTGGTGCAGGTGATGACCCCTCACTCCCCATGGGCACGTTAGGTAGGAAGATACGTCCGGCATCCAGGCACAAAAGGGTCTTGTGGCAACACCCCGCGATCTCAAGAGCACCCAGACAGAGGGAGTGGAGGCAGGTACTGATAGTTTTGTTGCCCTTGAGGTTCGGAGCACAGCTGGACACCAAGGCCCCCTCCGCTGCCCAGCTCAGCAGCCCTTCCTCCCCAGCTTCTTTACCACCCCCAGTCTCCTTACCGGGTCCAGTGTCCTCAGCACTGCAATTTTACCAGCCCAGCTCTCAGCGAGTTCTCGAGAAGGGGCAGGGCCAGCGCCGTTATGTCCGAGTGCAGTAAGGGACCTCTCACTCCCCTCAGCTCATCCCTCGGCCATTGGCTGGAAGCGGGTGGCTCAGCCATTGGCTGGAACCCGCCTCCTAGAGCCAAGACAGGCAGGTTGCTAAGAAGCCTCGGAGAACAGGCTGGCTTTTTGCTGTCACTCTCGCCAACAGTCCGGAGTCCATTATACCGCTGGTGTGCAAAGAATGGGACCCTCGTGCACCGGGGCTGTATGTCCGGAACTGGGGCAGTGTGGAAGTGACGAGGAATCCAAAAGTTGGGCTGACAGGTGGGAGATTTTGAGATACCCCTGCTGCCCCTCCCTGGAGGAGACCTCGGGATCCAGTCCGGTTTCTCCCGGCTGTGATCTCCACTTTAACCCCAGGGTAGACCTCCCTCTATCTACACTGTTGCAACTACAACTACCCTGTTTATCTTTTAGGGAAAGCAAAGTCAATCGCTCAGTTCTCATATTCAAGGAACGAGAACAGAAATGCCTAAAGTAGTGGTTCCAAGAATTTGAGATTCCTTGGGCTAGTAGAATTTCTCCCCAAACAAAAATGAACCAACAACACTGAATAGCCATCTTTTATTttgcatagaaaaaaataataatcaccccttggtggcacacgcctgtattcccagtactcgggaggctgaggcgggaggatcgcttaagcccaggagttcgaggttgcactgagccaagatcgcggcactgcactccagcctggacaacagagcaagaccccatctcttaaaataaCAAACTGCCCCTTAACAAGAGCAATGGCAGCTTAACACCCCGAAGTATGAAGGTTGTAGACTCTTATCTCAAAGTAAGGGGCAtaaatataacacattttctattACCCTTTTGTCATTTGATGCAGGACAAAATTTATCAAACCTCGTCCCCCAACCTGGACAAATGTATCCATACACTGCCCTCTAGAGGCCGGACGGTGGAGCTGCAATTTTAATCAGTTTAAGTGAAGGTGTTCACCTTTAATTTTGAAagatcatttcctttcctttcggCTCTCCAACTAGAGCTTTTACCAGGAATCAGGGAACGGGGGTGGCAGGTATTATCAAGAGATATAAAGTAAGGGAACTGACAGTGAAAAGTTGGCTTTGGCTCTTAAGTGTTTGGAAATGGAAAGGATTTCAATCTGTATACAATCAAATCATTGAAGAAGGCCGATGCCCAACCTATCCTACCAgttgttaaaaaaatatatatctatatataagagagagagagagagagagcgcgagCGCGAGCTTCAACCTAAAAAACGTCTCAGCCAAAGGAAGATAGTCAGTTAGGGACTATCTAAAAGCCTCCTTCCTAATAGTGTCATCTACTTTTGTGTTACACACATACTTTACATAATTGACCTTAatcttcagcttttattttacagattaagaaacgAGGCAGaaagtgtgtccggaattggtgggttcttggtctcactgacttcaagaatgaagccgcggaccttcgcggtgagtgttacagttctaaaggcggcatgtccggagtttgttccttctgatgttcggatgtgttcggagtttcttccttctggtgggttcgtgttctcgctggctcaggagtgaagctgcagaccttcgcagtgagtgttacagctcttaaggcggcatgtCTGGATTTGTtctttcctcctggtgggctcgtggtctcgctggcttcaggagtgaagctgcagaccttcgcggtgaatgttacagctcataaaagcagtgtggacccaaagagtgagcagtagcaagatttattgcaaagagcgaaagaacaaagcttccacagtgcggaaggggacccgagcgggttgccactgctggctggggcagcctgcttttattctatcTGGCCctacccacgtcctgctgattggtagagccgagtggtctgttttgacagggcgctgattggtgcgtttaccacccctgagctagacataaaaagtcctccacgtccccatcaaaTCAGTTAGAcacagagtatccacacaaaggttcttcaaggccccaccagagcagccagacacagagtgtcgattggtgcatccagaaacctcgagctagacacagggtgctgattggtgtgtttacaatccctgagctagacataaaggttctccacatcaccaccagactcaggagcccagctggcttcacccagtggatcccgcaccggggctgcaggtggagcagcccgccagtcccgcgccgCGTGctggcactcctcagcccttgggtggttgatgggactgggcgctgtggagcagggggtggcgctcgttggggaggctcgggccgcacaggagcccatggagggggtgggaggctcaggcatggcgggctgcaggtcccgagccctgtcCCACGGGAAGACAGCTAAGgtctggtgagaaatcgagcacagtgcTGGTGGGTTGGCACTGccgggggacccagtacaccctccgcagccgctggcctgggtgctaagcccctcactgcccagggccggcagggccggacGGCTGCTCCGGGTGggggggcccaccaagcccacgcccacccagaactccagctggcccgcaagtgccGCGTgtagccccggttcccgctggcgcctctccctccacacctccccacaagccgagggagggagccggctcccgccttggccagcccagaaaggggctcccacagtgcagcggtgggctgaagggctcctcaagtgccgccaaagtgggagcccaggcagaggaggcgccgagagcaagcgagggctgcgaggactgccagcacactgtcacctctcaaaagcACTAACTT is a window encoding:
- the SUOX gene encoding sulfite oxidase, mitochondrial — its product is MLLLHRAVVLRLQQACRLKSIPSRICIQACSTNDSFQPQRPSLTFSGDNSSTQGWRVMGTLLGLGAVLAYQDHRCRAAQESTHIYTKEEVSSHTSPETGIWVTLGSEVFDVTEFVDLHPGGPSKLMLAAGGPLEPFWALYGVHNQSHVRELLAQYKIGELNPEDKVAPTVETSDPYADDPVRHPALKVNSQRPFNAEPPPELLTENYITPNPIFFTRNHLPVPNLDPDTYRLHVVGAPGGQSLSLSLDDLRNFPRYEITVTLQCAGNRRSEMTQVKEVKGLEWRTGAISTARWAGARLCDVLAQAGYQLCETEAHVCFEGLDSDPTGAAYGASIPLARAMDPEAEVLLAYEMNGQPLPRDHGFPVRVVVPGVVGARHVKWLGRVSVQPEESYSHWQRRDYKGFSPSVDWDTVDFDSAPSIQELPVQSAITEPRDGETVESGEVTIKGYAWSGGGRAVIRVDVSLDGGLTWQVAKLDGEEQRPRKAWAWRLWQLKAPVPAGQKELNIVCKAVDDGYNVQPDTVAPIWNLRGVLSNAWHRVHVYVSP